Genomic window (Armatimonadota bacterium):
ACTGGCAGGCTGTGGAGCCGGAAGCCGTCGCCAGCCTGCTGACGGATTTCGACGCGTCCATCGCATATCTCAGACCGCTCAAGGTGAAGCATCCCCGGCGCTATCGCACGACCAACGCGATGGAAGGCGGGGTGATGAGACCCTTGCGCCGCACCCTGGACCGCGCCACGGCGTACCACAGCGACACAGGCGCCAACGTGGGGATGTTCCTGGTGATCGCAAGGCTCAACGCCAAGCAACGCGGCAAGCCATGGGTACACGAGACCGACGATCTTATAACTATGCTACACAATGCCGGACCTTAGATTTTCGTACAGGCCCCCTTCTCATGGAGCGGGCGCAGTCCGATGATCCCAGCGCATGCCACAAGACAGCGCCATCTCTCTTTCGCTGCGCAGAGGTGCTTGATCATGTGGGGAACGCTGGCGCCTGCCGCGTCCGTGGAGCAGGTGCGACGCGAGGGCAGACTGCGCGGTGGCGTTCGGAGCGCTCCCTAATGCGAAGCCGCAGTCTGCTTCGCCACGGCGCCGCGACCTATCGATCTATCTCGGGCCGCTGCCGCTCCGGAACGAGGCAGCCCGCCCTGCAGAGAGCGTCGCAGTCGTAGCCGCACGGCTCAACGTGGATCATCACCCGGCCTTTCGGAAAGAGCTCCCGGATGCCGGCGATGATCGCTTCAGTGAAGGCGTGCGACTGCGTGACCGTCAGATTGCCATCCACGACGACGTGCATCTCGATGAACCTGGTGGCGCCGGCCTTCCGGGTATGCAGATGGGGGTGTCCGCAGACCTGGGGTCTCAGTCCTGCGAGAAGATCCCGGATGAACCCCAGCTCGTCCACGCCAAGACCTGTGTCCAGCAGACCCCTGACGGAATCGGCAGTGAGACGCCAGGCAGCCTTGGTGATCAGAGCCGCGACCGCATTGGCTGCGACAGGATCGACCCACTCCAGATCCGTACCGGGGAGGATGCGCTTCCCGGCCCAGATGACCCCGAGCCCCACCATGACTCCCAGGGAAGTGTACACGTCCGTCCTCAGGTGTCACGCGTCAGCCTGGATGGCGATGGAATCCGTCTCCCTGCCGACGCTGAACAGCCTTGCCGATACCACCATGTTGGTCATAGCCGACAGGAGCATGACAGCCACACCCCAGTCCACCGCATCCATAGGCGCGGGGTGCTGGAGCTTGCGGACCGATTCCCAGACGATCCAGATTGCAGCTGCGAAGATGAGCAGAGCTTCGACGGCTCCGGAGATGTTCTCGTATTTGCCGTGCCCGAAAGGGTGGTCTGCGTCCGCCTGTTTACCCGACACGCGAACGGCCGTCAGAGCGATGACCGCCGCGACCAGGTCCACCGCTGAGTGCACGGCTTCTGAGATGATGGAGACTGCGCCAATGCTGATGCCTACTGCGAGCTTCAGCAGCACGAGAACGGTATTCTAGATGACGGAGAGAAGCGCGACGGAGGTCTTGCTGCCCAGTTCCTGTGCGTCGGTCATCCCGGCACCACGATGGTGACGGATGTCCGCGAAATCGGCGCGCGTTGCTGCGCTGCGCGCTGCGGCGGTGCGCCTCTCGCGGAGGCGAAGATGGCTTAGGCGGCTATCTCCGAACCTGCTGTGCTGCAGGCAGGACTACCGTGAATGTCGCCCCGGCCCCGGGCTTGCTCTCCGCCGTCACGGTCCCGTGATGCGCCTCGACGATTGCCTGGACAATCGAGAGCCCAAGTCCGCTGCCGCGCCCTTTGCCGTCCGTGTCTTTCGCGCGGTAGAAGCGCTCGAAAATGTGTGGGAGATGCTCGGGCGCGATCCCCCGGCCGCTATCGGTGATACGCAGAGCAACCGTGTTCCTGTCCGGTCCGGGGCCGACGCTCGCCCGGATCTCCCCCGTTGGTGGCGTGCTGTTTTGTGCGTTCTGGACCAGGTTCCGGGTCACTCGGGCAAGCTGGTCCATGTCGCCCAGGACAACGTGGCCCGGTGGTGCCTCGCAGATGATCGTCGCGCCGTCCGGAGCACGCCGACGCATCGCTTCGACCTCGCTCTCGACGACCATCGACAGATCCACGGGCTGCAAGTCAACGATGGGGATACGCGCATCAGCACGAGACAACTCCAGTACCGTCTCAACCACGTCTATCATCTGGTTCGCGTACGTGTAGCAGTACTCGAGGGACTGGCGGTACGTGTCCAGATCTCGCGGGTGCCTGAGGGTAACCTCCGCTTCGCCCAGGATGGCGGTGAGCGGAGTGCGCAGTTCGTGAGATGCGTCTGCGAGCGACTGCTGCATGC
Coding sequences:
- a CDS encoding cation transporter, translated to MYTSLGVMVGLGVIWAGKRILPGTDLEWVDPVAANAVAALITKAAWRLTADSVRGLLDTGLGVDELGFIRDLLAGLRPQVCGHPHLHTRKAGATRFIEMHVVVDGNLTVTQSHAFTEAIIAGIRELFPKGRVMIHVEPCGYDCDALCRAGCLVPERQRPEIDR
- a CDS encoding cation diffusion facilitator family transporter, coding for MLLKLAVGISIGAVSIISEAVHSAVDLVAAVIALTAVRVSGKQADADHPFGHGKYENISGAVEALLIFAAAIWIVWESVRKLQHPAPMDAVDWGVAVMLLSAMTNMVVSARLFSVGRETDSIAIQADA